The Stigmatella ashevillena genomic sequence CGCAGGTGGCGGCGTTGGCCGTCCACATGGCCGCCGCGCTGGAGGTGAGCCGCAGCAGGTGCTCGGCCTCGCGGGCGGCCCGGGTGATGACCGCCTCGTCTGAGCCGGTGAAGCCCAGCCTCCGCAGGTTTCTCAAGGAGGGGCGTGGCTGGGGCGGCAGCACGGCTTGGCCTATCCCCAGGCCCGCGACGAAGCGCATCTTCTCCAACCCCTGGAGCGCCGCCTGGCGCGGGTGGCTGGGCTTGCCCCCGTGCGAGGTGGACGCCAGGTTGCCGGCCGAGAGACCGCCGTAATTGTGGGTAGGACCGACGAGGCCGTCGAAGTTGTACTCGCGCATTGGGTATAGAACCCCTTGTGGACCGTCCTCCCTTAGCAAAGCGGCTCAAGCGTTTCCTCCGCTACCTGCTTGTCCGTGCCGCGCTGGCCCTGGTGCACCCGCTGCCCCTGGGGCTGGCGGGGTGGCTGGGGGTGCGCTTTGGCGCGCTGGCCTTCCTCCTGGCCGGAGGTGAGCGGCGCAAGGCCTTGAAGTCCCTCGCCCGGGCTTTTCCCGAGAAGTCCGAGGCCGAGCGGCTCACTCTAGCGAGGGCCGCCTTCCGCCACCTGGGCGCCGCCATGTTCGAGGTGGGCTGCACGGCGGCGCTCGACCGGGAGTTGAAGCAGCGCGTCACGTGGCCCGAGTCCGAGCGCCGCGTGCTGGAGGAGGCGCTCGCCCGGGGCAAGGGCGTGGTGTTCGTTTCTGGGCATGTGGGCAACTGGGAACTGCTGGCCCGGCGGGTGGCCAGCGAGGGCTTCCCCTGCCAGAGCATCGCCAAGGAGACCTCGGACCCGCGGCTCACCGCGCTCGTGGCGCGCTTCCGGCAGCGAGGCGGGGTGCGCAGCATCTGGCGAGGGCAGGAGGGCGCGGCCCGGCACATGCTCCGGGCCCTCAAGGGCGGAGAAATCCTGGGGCTCCTCATCGATCAGGACACCAAGGTGCAGTCCTTCTTCGTGCCCTTCTTCGGAGAGCTGGCCGCCACGCCTCGGGCGGCGGCGGACCTGGCGCTGCGCACCGGCGCGGCGGTGGTGGTGGGCTTCTGCCAACGCCAGGAGGCGGGGGACTACCTGCTGACGATGCGCGATGTGCCCCTGCCTTCCGGGGAGGACCGCGAGGAGGCGGCGCTGGCGTTGACCGCGGCGCTCTCCCGGCACATTGAAGAAGCCATCCGCCGCACACCCGAGCAGTGGGTGTGGATGCACCAGCGGTGGAAGACCCGGCCCTCGGGTGAACCTTCGACACTCGCCTCACGCGGCAGCGCGCCCGTACCGGCCCGGTGATAGGAAGAGCCCCCGTGTCCCGTCTCCTGCCCTTCCTCCTCCTCGTCCTCCTGGCCGCCTGTGGTCGGCCGCAGGCCGCGTCAGGACCGGCTACTGAGCCGCCCCAGGTGGTGCTGCACGGCGTGGAGATCCAGTCCTTCGAGGCCGACCGGTTGGTGCTTTCCGGGCGGGCCGAGCGAATGACCTACCAGCGGGCCGAGGGGATGTTCGCGGCCACGGACACCGTGCTGCGCCTCCCCAGCCGGGGCGGTGCCCCGAGGGCCTCTTCGGGGCCCAAGGGCACCATGGAGATTCGCGCGCCGCTGATGGAGGGCAGCCTCTCCACGCGCCAACTGGAGGCGTCGGGCGGCGTGGTCCTCCGGAACGCGGAGGGCCTGGTGGCTCGCACGCCCC encodes the following:
- a CDS encoding lysophospholipid acyltransferase family protein, which encodes MDRPPLAKRLKRFLRYLLVRAALALVHPLPLGLAGWLGVRFGALAFLLAGGERRKALKSLARAFPEKSEAERLTLARAAFRHLGAAMFEVGCTAALDRELKQRVTWPESERRVLEEALARGKGVVFVSGHVGNWELLARRVASEGFPCQSIAKETSDPRLTALVARFRQRGGVRSIWRGQEGAARHMLRALKGGEILGLLIDQDTKVQSFFVPFFGELAATPRAAADLALRTGAAVVVGFCQRQEAGDYLLTMRDVPLPSGEDREEAALALTAALSRHIEEAIRRTPEQWVWMHQRWKTRPSGEPSTLASRGSAPVPAR